A region of the Candidatus Methylacidithermus pantelleriae genome:
TCCAAGCGAGCGATTTCAGCTCGAGCTTTTGTTTGAAGGGCTTCCGCGTTTTCAAATTTGGATAGTGCCAGGTTGCGCAGGGATGCAAGGACCAGTCTTTCCAGAACACTTTTTTCCCTCGCGCATAGCTCTTCCAGTGCGCCAAGCGTGCGGGCCGATCCAAGCTCCGAAATCGCTTGGGCTACTTCACTCGGAACTACCTGGCCGCGGCGAAGGGAAAAGGCTTTTTCCAAGATGATGGCAACCGCTACCACGGAACATCCCACAACCAGATAACTAAAGACGCCCCCTGCCTCTAAGAAGCGACCCAAGGGTCCCCAAGCTTCCAGAAGGAGATTCATGGCTCTTATTAGGTATTGCCCATCCGGGCCTCTTGCCCCTTCCCTTTTTTAGACTATCCGGCTTCGATCGAGTGGAAAGAAGATTTCCGTAACGAGCACTCCTAATAGATGGTAAAGCTGCACTCTTCCCAGAACCCATCTCCTACCTGTCTTTTCAAACTTTCGGAAAACGGCTCCATGGGAAAAGCTTTCCGGATGGATTGTAGGGAAATCGCCCGCAGAACGGCAGTCTCCCCGCTTTCCGTCATTACCGAAAGGTCTCGAACCGTCCCGTCGGCGGTCACATAAAATTTAATCCGCACGGTTCCCAAAGCCAGAAGGGTCATATTTTGGTCGACTAACCAATACCATGCCGAGCCGATTGCGCGATACATCTTGGCTTTGTACCGCCCCAGTTCGGTTTCCGCGGCTTCGGGAGAGGAGGGACCGATCTCTGCGGTTCGACCTCCATGGATCTCCCTTCGATAGCGTTCCTGAGTCCGGACGGATCCGGGCGATCCGGTAGCTGGTTGCTGCCAGCGGAACGTTTCTTGGGATGAACTGTTGGAAGATTGGCGTTCAGGGGCGCGTCGTTCGGGTCCGACCCCGGGAGAGGGCGCTTGGGAAGGAGAATCCGCACGAACAACAGGGAATTCCGCGTTCTCGAAGGTTTCTTTGCGGGGAGGACGGGTGCTGGGAGCTTCTCTGGGATTCGCCGTTGCTTGCGCTTGGCTTTTTCCATTTTGGGGAAGATTTCGGTCCATGGGAGACCCCTGAGAGCTAGGCGACCGACTGGATTGCCCGGGGTGGGTTCGCGTTGGAGGAATATCGACATACTGAATGCCGGCCTTGGGGTGGCCGCGCATTTCGGGAAGGGCTGATTGAGGGTCTTTTCCCGGAGCTTCACTTTGGAGCCTCGTCGAGCGGTCCGATTCTAAAGGAGTTTCCTTTTTTGGAGTAAGCCTTTGCGGTTGCCAGGACTCCGTTGGAACAAAGAACTTCTGTGGGAGGGAGTCAGGCGGTGTGGAAAAAAGCGTCAATTTCGGAGGCGACACCCTGTGGCCAGCTCTTTGCGCAGGCAGGGTTCCTTTGAGCGGGATGAGCTGGGCCAGCGGAAAGAGGGTGAGATGAAACAAAACGGAGATTACAAGGAAGGGAAGAAAGCGAGAGCTTTGCCGCCGAGTGGAAAGCATGCCAACTGGGGATCCTACCCAAAATGTAAGCTTGCGACCATCCTCTGTTTCGGGGTGCATTTTTTTCGGGTCAACTGAAAGCGAGGTCTTGCACTGCTAGGCAAGGTTTGACAAAAAAGCGAGCCACGGTAGTCTGAAACGACGAGTCTGGGGGGAACCTTTGAACGATAGGAGAGAGCCAAAAATGGAGGCGGATCTCAAGAACATAAAGAGTGAAAAGATCACGGTAGAGCGGAAGCACTTCTTTTTTGACCTCAAAGAAAATCAAAGAGGTCGCTTTCTTCGGATTACCGAAGACGTGCGAGGACGGCGGGACACGATCATTATTCCAGCACCGGGCCTCCATGAGTTCCGGAGGGTTCTGGATTCGATGATCGAAGCCTCCATGAAGGATGGAGATCAGGCGCAAACCTGAGGGATGTATCCCACAACCCCTCGGTCCGGTTCGAATCTCTCGGATTAGGGAAAAAGAAGCTTTCTTGGCCTTTTTCCCCATCTGGAGTTCTCCACTTGTGCAAGTCTCGGAAAGGACCATACGCTCACGGCCTATCTTTTGGAAAGGAAAAGCCTCATGGGCGAGCGGATCTACGAACGATCCCGCCGTGAGTCGGATCTTTCGTCACGGAAAGCTCTCCGTTAGCTCATGGGGAGTTGGGGACCCTTTCCCTAGAACTTGATAAGAATCAAAGAAAGGAACCAAGCCAAGGCCACCGGCTGTTTTTCAGGGAAGAGAGCTCGGGAGCCTGCCTCGGCTTGCTAGGTTTGACACAGGAAGGCAAGCCTGGCTAACCTTCCACAAGGAAAGCCCAGCATCTATGCAAGGGGGCGATTTTCGGGAGAATTCACCATTGGACACCTCAAATCCGTGTCAATCGTATCCTGCGGGGGTGCGTGGCGCCGGCCATTGGACAAAACTTTTGGTCCCCTTCGAAGCGTGGCTTCAAGCTTTGGATCGCAGGGTGTTGGAGGAGATCAGCGCGTTTGACCCAGCGCTTGCTCCCCAGCTTGGCGACACCCTATCCAGTCACGGCAAGAGGCTTAGGCCGGTTGTTGCCCTTCTTTCCGCTGAGGCTACCGGTGGGATTCGACCGGCACATTTGGATCTGGCTCTCATCGTAGAAATGATCCACCTGGCAACTCTGGTCCACGACGATATTGTGGATGGGGCCGTTACCCGGAGAGGAGCCCCGACCGCTTTTCTTCGTTGGGGAGCGGATGTTTCGGTACTGCTGGGTGACTGCCTCTTTTCCCATGCCTTGAAAATATGCGCTGATTTGCCGCGAGAAGTGTTTCGATCGGTTGCTGCTTCCGTTTGCGTGGTCTGTACGGGAGAAATTCTCCAGCTCCAACGACGGTTCGATCTTCGATTGGGAGAGGGCGAATACTTGCGGATCGCTCAAATGAAGACAGGGGAACTTTTTGCAATGCCTTGCCAGCTGGCAGCCTCCCTTAACAGCTCTCCTAGTGGGATACAAGAGGCCCTGGGGGAGTACGGAAGACTGGTGGGGACCGCTTTTCAGATTTATGACGACTGCTTAGACCTACTGGGGAGCGAGGAGGAGACCGGCAAAACACTGGGTACCGACCTTGGGCAAGGCCGGTTGACCCTGCCGCTTCTCTATCTACTTGATTCTCCCAATGGTGGGGCCAAAGAGTGCGTGCTGTCCGTTCTGGGCAATGGTTCTCCTGAAAAGCGTTCCGAGCTGTTGGAGTTTCTTTTCTCCCATGGAGCGTTAGAGCGGGCCGGGGCAACGGTTCAAAGACTCTTAGAGCAAAGCCGCAACACGCTGCGTTGCCTTCCAGAAAAGGAGGCCGGGGATCGTCTTTGCCACTTAACCTACTTGTTGGAAGAGGAATTCCAGACGCTTGTCCATCGGCCGGTCCGACATAGCTTTTTTCCTCGCAACTCCTAGAAGCCCATTTTCTTGCTTGCGGGTGGGAGGAGTTTTGAGGAATTTGGTCTATCCGCGGCTAGGAGCGGTTTGATCCAGGAGACGACAATCAGGCAACGATGAAGCGGACGTATCAACCCTCCAAGAAACGCTGTCTGAGACAGTACGGTTTTTTGGCGCGCACACGAACCCGCCTGGGGCGCTTGATCTTGCGGCGAAGAAGGAAAAAGGGACGGTATCGATTGGTACCAGCGCGAACCCGACACAAGTTTGCCCGACACACCCGGACCTAGACCGAAACGCGAGCGGCTTCCTAGAGCCTGCATCGTTAGAAAAAAGGCTTTAATGGAGCGGCTTTTTTCCGAGGGAACACGATGGTCTGACCCGGCAGTCCTGCTTTTTACCCTTCCCAAGGAGGATCCTTCCGAGCCGGCGGAGGTGGCTTTCCTGGTGAGCCGGAAACTTAAGAGGGCAGTTCTGCGGAACCGGTTGCGGCGGAGGATGCGGGAAATTTATCGCAGATGGGTCGGGGTGGGAGACAAACCGTATTATCTTGCCTGGGTAGCAAGGGAACCGGCTACTCAGCTCGACTTTTGGTCGTTGCGGGAAAAGATGCTACGATTGTATCGAAAGTTCTCCTCCCAGCGATGAGTCCGGCTCGAAAGCTTCTTTGGTTGTATCGTGTGCTGGGCACTCCTCTCCGTGTTTTCTGGCTTGGAGGGCTCGGTCATTGTCGATATTTTCCCACCTGTTCCGTGTATTTCGTCGAAGCAGTGGAACGGCATGGATGGGGAGTCGGAGTCTACTTGGCAATGCGGCGATTGTTGCGTTGCCATCCTTGGGGGGGATATGGGTACGATCCTGTCCCGCCCAGGTTGCCTGGCCCACGCAAAAGAAACGGAAGGTCATAAAAGGCGATGGATCGATCCAATTGGACCGCCGTATTGATCTGTCTTCTTCTCCTTTTGGCCTGGCAACTCTACCTCCAGCAACGCTATCCGACCCAGCCAGCGGAAGAGCCGAGCCGGGCGCTTCCGCGCAAGAGTCTCGCAGCCGGCCCCGGAGTGAGCCAGTGGCCTTTAGGCCATGCTTCCCCCGAGACGGCACCTTCGATTGTTTTGGAAAATGAGTCTATCCGTGCGGTGCTAACCAGTGCGGGCGGTGGCGTTTTGAACGTCGAGTTAAAGAAACACTGGGGGAATCGGGGTCATGTCATTCTTAACCGGGATGCTCGTGATCCGGTCTTGGAAATGATTCTTTGGAAGGGGGGAGAACAAGGGCCGCAGCCGTTGACCCAGTTTGAAACCGACCAAAAGCCTGGAGAGGTCATCTTTCGCACAACCCTCCCGGGAGGGATCCTGTTGGAACGGCATTATCGGTTGGCCGGCGATTACCTCATTCGCATGGAACAGCGGCTGACGAACCCGTCCGACCATGACGCATCAGTTTCCGAATGGTGGCTGAATCTAGGAATCGGTTCTCCTGCAGCGTCACAGGAACCCCCAAGGGAGCTTGCGGCTAACTGGTTTTTTGCCAAGGAGCTGCGGGTGGGCCGCGCCAGCGTCCTGGACTTTAATCCCTCCAGCTTTCTTGGGGTCACATGGCGGGAGGCTAGGGATCGCATTGTGAGCCAGGAAGGGGAGCTCGGCTGGGCGGCCGTCAAAAGCCAGTATTTTCTCCTTCTTCTCTTGCCGGATTCCCAGTTTCCTCCCGACGAGGTCCTTTGTTTCCGGCAACCGATCTGGGTTTTCGATCGAAAAGGGAATCGGGTTGAAACTCTAGCCATCCAGGCCCTGGCACGGTTTCCCTCCCTGTCAGTCCCGAAAGGGAAAACGACGGCCCAGGAGTTTCTTCTGTACGCGGGCCCAAAGGAATACCGCAGGCTACAGGCTTTGGGCCGGGACGCAGAAATGGCAATGGAGTTTGGAATGTGGGGCTGGATCATCAAACCCCTGTTGGGCATTATGAATGGCCTTCACCGGCTCATTCCCAACTATGGGGTGGTCATTATCGTCTTTACACTTACCTTAAAAGCTCTTGCCTGGCCGCTGCAGTCTCTCGCCAATCGGCAGATGAGAGCCATGCAGCTTTTAACACCCAAAATCAGGGAGATCCAAGAGCGATACAAAGACGACCCCCAGAAAATCCAATCAGAAACGTTTAAATTGTACAAAGAATACGGAGTGAACCCCACGGGTGGTTGTTTGCCGATTCTCATCCAGATCCCCATTTTTATCGGCTTCTATCGTTTACTTCAAACTTCCGTGGAATTGCGTCACCAGTCTTTTCTCTGGATCCAGGATCTCACCCAACCTGACACCGTGTACACTTTGCCGGTTGTGGGTTTTGACGTGAACGTTCTCCCATTGATCATGGCGGGGACGCAATTCATTCTTGCTCGATTACAACCTTCTTCCGGAGATAACCCGCAGCTAAAATTGATCCAGTGGTTGCCGTTTGTGTTTGTCATCTTTTTGTACAATTTCGCGTCAGCCTTATGCCTCTACTGGACCGTGAACAATATCTGTACGATTTTCCAGACCTATTGGAATCTCAAACAACCCCCTCCCACGTTGCAAAAGCGAAAGAAGCGTCCCGGGTTTTCCGCCTTGCGTCGGTGAAGGACCAAGCCGGATCCTTTTGGTCCTGGAGAGGATACCGGCCAGTGGCCCGGGAGGAACCCAGTCAAGCACCAAGGTGTCAACCTGTTGCTTGCATGGGTGGGACCGGTGAGCGGCTTGTCTTGCTTTTTGGGCAAAGAAATGAACCGGATGATATCCCTGCAGAAAACGGGACCGGGCCAAGAGGTTAGCGGGTTTGTGGGGATACAAGATACGGTTGGATCCGAAAAAAGGCTGGGTAAGGCGTGATGGATGATTCTACTCCTTCCTTTCAAGCCGCCCGGGAGTTTGATTTTGTGGTGGTAGGCAGCGGCTTGGCAGGGCTTTTTTTTGCTTGGAAGAGCGCTCAAAGGGGAACTGTAGCCCTTCTGACCAAGGGAAACCCGCAGGAAAGTAACACCCGCTATGCCCAGGGGGGGATAGCGTGCGTGATGTCTCCGGATGACTCGTTGGAACTCCACATTCAGGACACTCTCTTGGCTGGGGCTGGTCTTTGCAAAGAACCCGTCGTGAGAACGATCGTGGAGGCGGGGCCGGGTGTTGTCCGTGAACTTGTGGAATTAGGGGTTCCGTTTACTGCTCGAGAAAGTGGGGAAGGGGACGAATTTGACCTGGGCAGGGAAGGCGGGCATTCCCGAAGGAGAATCCTTCATGTGGATGACGCCACAGGAGAGGCTATCGAAAAGGTGCTCTGGGACCGCGTTGCCTCCCATCCGAGGGTGAGTGTTTTTCCTGGTTGGATGGCCGTAGAACTCATCACGTTGCGCCGGTTGGGTTTCGATGCGCAGGATCGATGCATCGGGATCTATGCTTTGGAACGGGCTACGGGAAAAATGGCTGCTTTTTTGGGCCAACACACGGTTCTGGCCACGGGCGGCTGTGGGAAAACCTATCTTTACACCTCTAACCCCGATGTGGCGACGGGGGATGGGGTTGCTATGGCTTTTCGCGCGGGGGTGCCCATCGCAAATATGGAGTTTATCCAGTTTCATCCTACCTGTTTGTATCATCCGGCAGCCAAAAATTTTCTCATTAGCGAAGCCGTGCGAGGGGAGGGAGGGATTTTGCTCAATGCCCAGGGCCAGAGGTTTATGGAGGCGGTTCATCCTTTGAAGGAGCTAGCCCCGAGAGATGTGGTAGCGCGGGCGATTGAAGCGGAGATTAAGAAAAGCGGTCACCCGTGTGTCTATTTGGACATCCGGCACAAGGGAAGAGCGTATCTTACGAAGCGGTTTCCCACGATTTATGCTAAATGTCTTTCTGTCGGCCTGGATATTGCCGAAGAACCGATTCCGGTGGTACCGGCCGCCCATTACCAGTGCGGGGGGATTGTCACAGATTGGGAAGGCCGCACCCCGCTGCCCGGTCTTTGGGCAATTGGAGAGGTGGCTTGCACGGGGTTCCACGGAGCCAACCGGTTGGCAAGCAATTCCCTTTTGGAAGCCGCGGTGATGGCAGACCGAGCTGCCCGTGCCGCACAGAAGGAACAGGCTTCGCGCTTGGCCGTAACCCTTCCCGAATGGGATCCGCGGGGAAAGACTCTCTCCGACGAGCGTCTCATCATCGCTCAGAACTGGCGGGAAATTCGACAGCTCATGTGGGACTACGTTGGCATTGTGCGAACGGTCTCCCGGCTACAAAGAGCGCGCCAGCGGCTTAACGGAATCGTATCGGAAATCGAGGAAATGTTTGAAAGCCAGTCCCTTACTGCTGATCTCGTCGAGCTTCGCAACCTAGCATGGGTCGCTTGCCTGATTGTGGACTGTGCGCTTTCACGGCGGGAAAGTCGAGGACTTCACTACGTTCTGGACTATCCCGAGCCAGACGCTACAAGGCCCCCGCAGGATACCGTGCTCTGGCGGGAGCCTCTTCCGTTGAGGGGTCGGTGAAGGAAGAGCGCGTTGATTTTTCCGTGTCCAAGTGGCTATTACGAGGAGCTTTTTTTGCGACGGGTGCGCAGGGGAAGAAGGGGTGGTTTTCCCAGCAAACTCTGGTTTGGAGGAAGAGGCGGGTTTCCGAGACGATTTTTTTCTAGGGAAAAGGGGGATCAAACAGCGAAGACGCGGTCCAGGCTTACGGGGAAAATCGTGACCCTTTCTGGATTTGACCACATTCGCTGCCTCTCTTTCCCTCGGGCAGAAAGAGGCGGAAGAGAGAATCTTTTTTCTCTTCTTTCATAGATCCTCCCCAAAGAAACGCGCGATTTCCATCGCGGGAAAAACGGCGGATCCATGAAGCGCTCCCCATGGGGTGTAGAATGTGGTAGATCATCGAGAGGGTCACCAATGGCAACGGCGTACATCCCAACGGCCGACCAACTGATCTGGTGTCCGCAGGATCGGTGCAACGCGTTGGCCGGAGCGGTGGCTAGCGAAACGGGAGCGATTCCAGATGCGATCTGCGCCGAACGTGGGTAGCCTGTGATCTCCCAGGAGCTCCAGCCAGATGACAGTAACCTTTTTGTCGGGATCCTGCCTGGTATCGCCGTGGCCG
Encoded here:
- a CDS encoding MotA/TolQ/ExbB proton channel family protein, whose product is MNLLLEAWGPLGRFLEAGGVFSYLVVGCSVVAVAIILEKAFSLRRGQVVPSEVAQAISELGSARTLGALEELCAREKSVLERLVLASLRNLALSKFENAEALQTKARAEIARLERGLVVLEIIVGIGPLLGLLGTISGLITIFGQVGEQGLSSQGGMIARGISEALHTTLLGLGVSVPCLVAHSIYSRRVELYSVELEDLCLELLAKLYGEGAVARF
- a CDS encoding energy transducer TonB, translated to MDRNLPQNGKSQAQATANPREAPSTRPPRKETFENAEFPVVRADSPSQAPSPGVGPERRAPERQSSNSSSQETFRWQQPATGSPGSVRTQERYRREIHGGRTAEIGPSSPEAAETELGRYKAKMYRAIGSAWYWLVDQNMTLLALGTVRIKFYVTADGTVRDLSVMTESGETAVLRAISLQSIRKAFPMEPFSESLKRQVGDGFWEECSFTIY
- a CDS encoding PUR family DNA/RNA-binding protein is translated as MEADLKNIKSEKITVERKHFFFDLKENQRGRFLRITEDVRGRRDTIIIPAPGLHEFRRVLDSMIEASMKDGDQAQT
- a CDS encoding polyprenyl synthetase family protein, translating into MDTSNPCQSYPAGVRGAGHWTKLLVPFEAWLQALDRRVLEEISAFDPALAPQLGDTLSSHGKRLRPVVALLSAEATGGIRPAHLDLALIVEMIHLATLVHDDIVDGAVTRRGAPTAFLRWGADVSVLLGDCLFSHALKICADLPREVFRSVAASVCVVCTGEILQLQRRFDLRLGEGEYLRIAQMKTGELFAMPCQLAASLNSSPSGIQEALGEYGRLVGTAFQIYDDCLDLLGSEEETGKTLGTDLGQGRLTLPLLYLLDSPNGGAKECVLSVLGNGSPEKRSELLEFLFSHGALERAGATVQRLLEQSRNTLRCLPEKEAGDRLCHLTYLLEEEFQTLVHRPVRHSFFPRNS
- the rpmH gene encoding 50S ribosomal protein L34; its protein translation is MKRTYQPSKKRCLRQYGFLARTRTRLGRLILRRRRKKGRYRLVPARTRHKFARHTRT
- the rnpA gene encoding ribonuclease P protein component, producing the protein MERLFSEGTRWSDPAVLLFTLPKEDPSEPAEVAFLVSRKLKRAVLRNRLRRRMREIYRRWVGVGDKPYYLAWVAREPATQLDFWSLREKMLRLYRKFSSQR
- the yidD gene encoding membrane protein insertion efficiency factor YidD, whose translation is MSPARKLLWLYRVLGTPLRVFWLGGLGHCRYFPTCSVYFVEAVERHGWGVGVYLAMRRLLRCHPWGGYGYDPVPPRLPGPRKRNGRS
- the yidC gene encoding membrane protein insertase YidC, yielding MDRSNWTAVLICLLLLLAWQLYLQQRYPTQPAEEPSRALPRKSLAAGPGVSQWPLGHASPETAPSIVLENESIRAVLTSAGGGVLNVELKKHWGNRGHVILNRDARDPVLEMILWKGGEQGPQPLTQFETDQKPGEVIFRTTLPGGILLERHYRLAGDYLIRMEQRLTNPSDHDASVSEWWLNLGIGSPAASQEPPRELAANWFFAKELRVGRASVLDFNPSSFLGVTWREARDRIVSQEGELGWAAVKSQYFLLLLLPDSQFPPDEVLCFRQPIWVFDRKGNRVETLAIQALARFPSLSVPKGKTTAQEFLLYAGPKEYRRLQALGRDAEMAMEFGMWGWIIKPLLGIMNGLHRLIPNYGVVIIVFTLTLKALAWPLQSLANRQMRAMQLLTPKIREIQERYKDDPQKIQSETFKLYKEYGVNPTGGCLPILIQIPIFIGFYRLLQTSVELRHQSFLWIQDLTQPDTVYTLPVVGFDVNVLPLIMAGTQFILARLQPSSGDNPQLKLIQWLPFVFVIFLYNFASALCLYWTVNNICTIFQTYWNLKQPPPTLQKRKKRPGFSALRR
- the nadB gene encoding L-aspartate oxidase, encoding MDDSTPSFQAAREFDFVVVGSGLAGLFFAWKSAQRGTVALLTKGNPQESNTRYAQGGIACVMSPDDSLELHIQDTLLAGAGLCKEPVVRTIVEAGPGVVRELVELGVPFTARESGEGDEFDLGREGGHSRRRILHVDDATGEAIEKVLWDRVASHPRVSVFPGWMAVELITLRRLGFDAQDRCIGIYALERATGKMAAFLGQHTVLATGGCGKTYLYTSNPDVATGDGVAMAFRAGVPIANMEFIQFHPTCLYHPAAKNFLISEAVRGEGGILLNAQGQRFMEAVHPLKELAPRDVVARAIEAEIKKSGHPCVYLDIRHKGRAYLTKRFPTIYAKCLSVGLDIAEEPIPVVPAAHYQCGGIVTDWEGRTPLPGLWAIGEVACTGFHGANRLASNSLLEAAVMADRAARAAQKEQASRLAVTLPEWDPRGKTLSDERLIIAQNWREIRQLMWDYVGIVRTVSRLQRARQRLNGIVSEIEEMFESQSLTADLVELRNLAWVACLIVDCALSRRESRGLHYVLDYPEPDATRPPQDTVLWREPLPLRGR